In Bacteroidales bacterium, a single genomic region encodes these proteins:
- a CDS encoding aspartate aminotransferase family protein: MHLSNRQLYYQHLAVPANVPEALEIVKAEGIYLHTDKGDKYVDLVSGVSVSNIGHRHPKVVEAIKNQVDKYMHLMVYGEFIQSPQVQLAGKLTEKLPSSLDAVFLVNSGSEAIEGAMKLAKRSTKRSEIIAFKNAYHGGTQGALSILGNEEMKYAFRPLLPDIRFLEFNNFDNLSQITKKTAAVVVEAIQAEAGIILPKVGFLKALRKRCDEVSCELILDDIQMGFGRTGKLFSFENYDFIPDIMTIAKGMGGGMPIGAFVSSKEKMNLLQHQPALGHITTFGGHPVSAAAALASLEVLTETDLVEQANAKGKRFADGLINHPKVKEIRQQGLMLAVELKSEEIATEIMPKLFANRLIVDQFLFNRSSFRIAPPLIITIDEIDNIIKAILKSFS, translated from the coding sequence GAGATAAATATGTCGATTTAGTTTCAGGCGTTTCAGTAAGTAATATAGGACACCGTCACCCTAAAGTTGTAGAAGCTATTAAAAATCAAGTTGATAAATATATGCACTTGATGGTTTATGGTGAGTTTATTCAATCGCCTCAAGTACAACTTGCAGGAAAACTAACAGAAAAGCTCCCCTCTTCATTAGATGCTGTTTTTCTCGTTAATTCAGGCAGCGAAGCTATAGAAGGTGCTATGAAATTAGCAAAACGCAGCACTAAACGTAGCGAAATAATTGCTTTTAAAAATGCCTATCACGGAGGCACACAAGGCGCTTTAAGTATTTTGGGTAATGAGGAAATGAAATATGCTTTTCGTCCACTCCTACCTGATATTCGTTTTTTAGAGTTCAATAACTTTGATAACTTATCACAAATCACAAAAAAAACAGCCGCCGTTGTAGTGGAAGCCATTCAAGCCGAGGCAGGAATTATTTTACCTAAAGTTGGTTTTTTAAAAGCCCTGCGAAAACGCTGTGATGAAGTGAGTTGCGAATTAATCTTAGACGATATCCAAATGGGATTTGGTCGAACAGGAAAACTCTTTAGTTTTGAGAATTACGATTTTATTCCCGATATAATGACAATTGCCAAAGGAATGGGTGGCGGTATGCCCATTGGAGCTTTTGTTTCTTCAAAAGAAAAGATGAACCTGCTTCAACATCAACCTGCATTAGGACATATTACCACTTTTGGCGGACATCCGGTAAGTGCTGCCGCAGCCTTGGCTAGTTTAGAGGTTTTAACAGAAACCGATCTTGTAGAACAAGCTAATGCAAAAGGAAAACGCTTTGCTGATGGACTTATAAATCACCCAAAAGTTAAAGAAATCCGTCAACAAGGTTTAATGTTAGCTGTAGAACTTAAAAGTGAAGAAATAGCTACCGAGATAATGCCAAAACTTTTTGCTAACCGTTTAATTGTTGACCAGTTTCTATTTAATCGCAGTAGTTTCCGCATTGCCCCTCCCCTGATAATTACCATTGATGAAATTGATAATATAATAAAGGCTATTCTCAAAAGTTTTAGCTAA